A window of Microcoleus sp. bin38.metabat.b11b12b14.051 genomic DNA:
TACATTACGAAAGTGATGGTGTGCAGGGGTTTTGACCCATTTTAGCTGCATTGCTTGCACTTTTTGAGGATTAAAACGAGCCAACGTCTCTTGCTGTAAGGGTTTTAGGCTTTTTCAGCAAGCCCTAATTATAAATACTTGCAAGTTTTGAAATTTCTTACACTCAAATCTAGCCCAGTCAAATAAATAATAGTAATTAGGTTCGTAGTGAGGACTTTAGTCCTTCTTTAGCCAAATCTCAAGAAGGACTAAAGTCCTCACTACAAACCTATAATTATAATAATTTAGGTTCGATTGTTCGGAATGTGAGTCCTTCCTCATCGAACTGAAGAAGGACTAAAGTCCTCACTACGAACCTATATGAGTGCAGTTGTGCGATCGCACCTAAGATGAGCCGTGATCGAAAACATCCTTGTACTGCAACAAATCCAAAGTTACAAACACAGGCAAACACTGAAAACATTGCTGTGCAACTTCCCAGCGTTCCTCTCGCTGCAACATAGCAGTCAGCTTTTGTTTAGCACTCAGCAAATAGCGAACATCGTTAGCAGCGTAGCTAAGTTGGTCATCGGAAAGATGCTCAGAATTTCCCCAATCCGAACTCTGAGAAGTCTTGTTGAGTTCTACTTTTTCCAACTCTTGGATTAACTCTTTAAGCCCGTGTCTATTAGTATAAGTTCTCGCTAACTTGCTCGCTATTTTTGTGCAGAAAATAGGTGCAATGTCAATACTCAAATTGTAACGCATTGTTGCCAGATCGAAGCGCGCAAAGTGAAATACCTTCTCAATATTTTCTGCTTCCATCAGCTTTTTCAAATTCGGCGCCGCCGTCTGGCCCTTAGCAATCCGCACCGCCGCAACTTTACCTTGCGGATCGCACAACTGCACCAAACACAAGCGATCGCGCCACGGTAGCAAACCCATCGTTTCCGTATCAACGGCGATCGCCTCAGCCGTCAAATAATAAGATAACAGAGCATCGGAAATATCGCGATCGCACACTTGAAAATCAGGAAATTGCATTATTGGTAATTGGGAATGGGGCATTGGGCATTGGGCATTGGGCATTGGGAATGGGGCATTGGGAATGGGGCATTGGGAATGGGGCATTGGGCATTGGGCATTGGGAGTAACTCACAAATCACAAACAACGCACTGCTAATGACTAATGACTAATGACTAATGACTTCTAATTACCGAGTTTTGACAAAAAGCTGAGTAAAATAATACTCGCCTTTGGCATTTTTGGCAATTGCAATACCTGTCAAATTAAACTGACCCTCGATATTCTTGCGGTGGCCATCACTTTTAATCCAACCCTCAACAGCATTGCGTACCGGGTCGCTGAAACCCATGTTGTAAGCAACATTTTCAGCGAAACTTTGATAGGGAACAGTAACTGCTTTCGCCCGGCCATCAAATCCATCGTGACTGAATTTAACTTTGCCGCTAGCCATATTTTCGCTGTGAATTCTTGCTATCTGACTAATTCGCGGATCGACACTCAGCGGTGGCAATTTTTTTGAGGCTCGATATTGATTGATCTGTTGGTTAACAGCTTTTTCTAAGTCAGCAATTGAACTCGTTGCAGCAATATTAGTATTCATGGGAGTTTCTGGGAGCGATCGCGCAAGAATGGACTCTGCACAATTAGGCAGGATTGTCAACAATCCCAAGGACATTAAAATCAAAGCTTTGGACATGAACTATTAGCACCAGATAAAGAAAACCGGGCGGTTGGAAACCGCGGCGACACAGACAAAACCCGCCTCCGCGGGTTGAAGAGTAGCCGATGAAAATTACGTTTTTTTCTTCCGTCGGCGTCCGGCGGACATTGTTTGTGTAGACGCGGTTTCAACCGCCGTCTGATTTATTTTCTTCCGTCGGCGTCCGGCGGACATTGTTTGTGTAGACGCGGTTTCAACCGCCGTCTGACCATTCCTACAGGGCGATCGCCCAAAATTCCGCTCGCGCTAGATATTCAGAACCTTCGCCACAGTCTGAACGTCTTTGTCACCGCGTCCCGAACAGTTGAGGACAATGCGCGGACTGCCGCTTAGCTGAGGACACAGAGTCTCCAAATAGGCGATCGCGTGAGCAGTTTCCAAAGCCGGAATAATCCCCTCCAACTGCGAAAGACGCTGAAAAGCATCCAAAGCTTGCTGATCGGTAACACTATAATATTCAGCCCGGCCCGCATCCTTCAAATAACTGTGTTCCGGCCCGACACCAGGATAATCCAAACCAGCACTAATCGAATGCGGCTCAATTACTTGACCCTCATCATCTTGCAATAGATAACTCATTGCACCGTGCAGAACACCGACAGTTCCCATAGTCAAAGTAGCAGCGTGTTTATCAGTTTCCACACCTTCGCCCGCCGCTTCAACACCAATCAATCTGACAGATTCTTCCCCAACAAACTCGTGGAAAAGACCCATTGCATTAGAACCGCCACCGACACAAGCTAATAAAATATCCGGCAAACCGCCCCACTTTTCCTGACATTGAGCGCGGGTTTCTACACCAATAATTGCATGGAAATCGCGCACCATCATCGGGTAAGGATGCGGCCCCGCTACGGAACCGAGAATATAATGAGTTGTCTCAACATTTGTCACCCAATCGCGAATCGCTTCCGAAGTCGCATCTTTGAGAGTTCCCGTACCCGCCGAAACCCCGCGTACTTCCGCTCCCATCAAGCGCATTCTAAACACATTTAAAGCCTGTCTTTCCATGTCGTGAACGCCCATGTAGACAACGCACTGTATGCCGAAACGAGCGCAAACTGTTGCAGTCGCAACGCCGTGCTGACCTGCACCAGTTTCAGCAATTACGCGCTGTTTCCCCATGCGTTTTGCTAACAATGCTTGAGCTAAAGCGTTGTTAATTTTGTGAGCTCCAGTGTGGTTTAAATCTTCGCGTTTGAGGTAAATTTGCGCGCCGGTACCATCGGGTTTAGCGTAGTGTTCGGTAAGGCGTTCGGCAAAATACAAAGGGCTGGGGCGGCCGACATAATCTTTGAGTAATCCTTGGAGTTGCTGTTGAAATTCCGGATCTTTTCGGTATTTGTGAAAAGCGGCTTCGAGTTCAAACAAAGCCGGCATCAGGGTTTCAGGGACGTATTTGCCGCCGAATTTGCCGAATCTGCCGAGGGAGTCGGGGCGTTGGGCGGTGGTTTCGGTGGTGAGACGCAGGGGGGTGACAGTCATAGGATTTTAGATTTTAGATTTTAGATTTTTAGATTCGCAGGTAAGCTAGAGGCGGGCGTATCGATCGCACGCTGAGTCGATCGTACCAAATTGCTTGGGGACTTGAGGCGATCGAACAAATTTCATTTTGACATCATTCCCAGCCGTACCGCGGGATGCCTAAACATCGCCCGGAAAGGTTTCTGCTTCTGTCCATTGCTGGATTTTCGCAACGGGTGCATCTCAATGAAGGCAAATATGTTTGTAGGGGCGAAGCATGACCTCCGTCAATATGGGATTATAACTAATAACTTATATGCGGTCATGCTTCGCCCTCTTCAAAAGTGAGATGCACCCTTTCGCAACTATCCTACGAGAATCCTGTGGCATGGCTGTCTTAGGTTCACTGCACAGGCTGACTTAGGCTTGCCCTGCCGCCAGAACATTTTTACTTGCCTTGATATTTCGGTCATTATTAACCGCAGAATTGTACATTAGATTGAGGAACCATTAGCAGATCTCACTTGTTTCAGTTATTCTTACAAAACAGGAAACCAAAATCGTGAATATCGACATTCGTTATAAACCTTCCTTTGCCACAATTTTTCTTACCCTCGAACCTGGAGAAAGCATTATTGCTGAATCAGGAGCGATGATAGCAATGGATGCAGCACTCACCATGAAAACAGAATTTAATGGAGGTTTTTTGTCAGGCCTATTAAAAAAGTTTTTTGGAGGTGAATCGCTGTTCGTAAATCGATTTACAAATCCAACACGGCAGTCTCTCCAAGTCGTTCTTTCTCAATCGACAATCGGAGATATTGCCGAAGCTCAAGTCTACGAAAATAACCTGTGCTTTCAACCAGGTGCTTATATTGCCAGTACCCCCGATATCAAATTAGGCGTGCGCTGGGCTGGATTGTCAAGTTGGTTTTCGGGAGAAGGCTTATTTAAATTGCAAGCCAGCGGACAGGGAACAGTATTTTTTGGTGCCTATGGTGGTTTGACTCGCAAGCAAATTAATGGTGATTTTATTGTCGATACAGGGCATTTAGTAGCTTATGAGTCGGGAATGAAAATGTCAGTAAAAATGGCAGGCGGATTATTAGGCTCCATCACATCTGGGGAAGGGTTTGTTAATAAAGTCACGGGCAAAGGAACGATTTACTTGCAATCCAGAAGTATCGACGGTTTAGTTCAATTTTTATCAAGTAAAGTTTGAGTTGCCAGCGAATATACCCATTACCTACTACCGAATATGAAAATTGAACTTTTACAACAACCCGACAGCACAATCGCCCGTATCACTCTAAATGCAGGGGAAGAAATCGTTGCCGAAGCAGGTGCAATGGTGGCAATGAGTGGCAATCTACAAGCAAGTACGACATTGCGCCAAGGCAAAGGTGGCGGTATTCTCGGCGGACTCAAACGCATGATTGGTGGAGAGTCGCTATTTTTAAGTGTATTTCGATCGCCAACACCGGAAAATACACTATTTTTAGCACCCAAAATGTTAGGTGATATGCTGCACTATCAAATGGGGAAGAGTGGCTTAGTCGTACAAGCAGGTTCCTACTTAGCCAGCACATCTGATGTCAATATAGACTTGGGTTTTCAAGGCTTCAAATCACTTTTTTCTGGAGAAAGTATCTTCTGGCTGGATATCAGCGGTCAAGGAGACTTACTTTTGAGTTCCTTCGGCGCAATTTACGAAGTTCCCGTCAAAGGAGAATACATTGTTGATACAGGTCATATTGTCGCTTTTGAGAAAACTTTAACTTTTGAAATTACTAAACCTCCAGGAAGTAGTTGGGTGAGTACATTTCTCGGTGGAGAGGGTTTAGTTTGTCGGTTTAAAGGCAACGGTCGCCTTTTTTGTCAAACCCACAATGCTCCAGCATTCGGTCAAGTTGTCGGCGGTCGTTTACCTCCCAGGTAGCAAGAGAGAAAGATGAGGAGACGGGGAAACAAGGGAGATCGATAAGGGTGCATCTCACTTTTGAAGAGGGCGAAGCATGACCGCATATAAGTTATTAGTTATAATCCCATATTGACTGCGGTCATGCTTCGCCCCTACAAACATATTTTCCAAAGTGAGATACACCCGATCGATAAAGTTAATTAATTACCTATTTCCCGTATCAACTGTCAACTATCAACTGTCAACTGTCAACTATCAACTGTCAACTATCAACTATCAACTATCAACTTATATGCCTAGCAATATCTCATATACAATCGAGCATTCTCCATCCTATGCCCAACTAAAACTCAAAATTCCTGCCAACCAAACAGTGTTGGTAGAATCTTCTGGTATGGCAGCAATGGATAGTCACATCACCCTGAAATCAAAAGTCAAAGGAGGCTTAATGAAAGGCCTCACGCGAATGTTAGCAGGCGAGTCCTTGTTTATCACCGAATTTAGTGCGCCCGAACGTTCTGGAACACTTTACGTTTCCCCTGGAGTTCCCGGTGATATTCAACATTATCACCTCAATGGAAATAGTTTGATGATGCAATCTTCTGCGTTTGTGGCATCGAGTTCTACTGTAGACATTGATACTAAATTTCAGGGATTAAAAGGCTTCTTTAGTGGCGAATCTCTGTTTTTTCTGAAAGCAACTGGACAAGGCGATATTTGGTTTAATTCCTATGGCGCAATCCTGGAAATTCCGGTGAATGGAAGTTACATCGTAGATACCGGTTATATCGTCGCCTTTGAGGATACACTGAATTATAATGTTGAAGTCATGGGCGGGCTATCCTGGAAAAACTTGAGGACGGGAATTTTAGGTGGAGAGGGCTTGGTTTGTCGTTTCAGTGGAGAGGGGAAACTGTGGATACAGTCTCGCAACCTGTTTCCTCTGATCAACTTTTTAAATCCCTTCCGCCCGACAAAAAACAATTAGTTTGATGCCGGTCTAGAACTTGTAGGATGCGTTAAGTATCGCAACGCATCCATGATAATATAATAATTTAAAAATATTATGACCGATCGCAATCCACCTACAAGTAACAGACAACTGCTAATCATATTGGGGATTTTCCTAGGATTAGGATGTTTATTGCTTTGGGGAACCATCAAACTGCTAGATGGGCTGATTTTATTAATTCCGCCCGAACTCGAACAGCGGTTGGGGGCGTTAGTTATCCCAGCTTACGAACGTCTTGCAGAATCTTCTCCGGCACAAGATACCGTCAATCAACTTCTCGATCGCCTGGAAACTAAATTACCAAAAGAAAAAAATATCGATCGCAACTATCGACTACTGTACATTCCCGATGATACCATAAACGCGCTAGCCTTACCCGGAGATACAATTATTGTTTATCGGGGTTTAATACAGCAATTAGAATCGGAAAACGAGTTAATGATGATCTTAGGTCATGAGTTGGGTCATTTCGCCCATCGCGATCATTTGCGCGGAATTGGGCGAGGATTGGCATTACAATTTGTGGTATCTGTGTTTGCAGGCGATACAGGTGGGCTGGCGAATCTTGCTGCTGCGATCGCTTCCAATTTAAGCAAAGCCCAATTTTCTCGCAATCAGGAAGCCCAAGCCGATGAATTTGGCTTACAACTCCTCGTTTCCCATTACGGACACGCGGCAGGCGCCACAGACTTTTTCCAGCGATTGGCGAAACAACCTCACTTAGATATTGCTTTGTTAGCGACTCATCCGGCACCTGGCGATCGCAGTATCACGTTAACACGAACGATCGCCCAACGTCGCTATCTGATGCAAGAGCGATCGCCTTTACCCGCAACACTTAAGGCGATGGATAATCAAAGGCTTAATAATTCGCTAAATCCTTGAGTCGTTAATACACTAGGTATAATATCAGAGTCTCAGCGGGCGATCGCAACTTTACTCAATTCACTAAAACTAGAAATACCCTAAAAAATCTTCAACCATTATAACACATGGCAGCATCCAAACCAAAAAAATCAGACAACAAAACAACCGACGGCAAACGCATAGTTTACTCCGAGTTTGGTAACTACGAAAACTCAGCCGCCCTCGAACGAGGAACGCCGGAAGCTCCCCCAAATCAACAAAATATTAAAGTAGAAGCATCCCGAAAAGGACGCGGCGGCAAAACCGTTACAGTCATCAGCGGCTTTCAAGAAAAACCTGAAACTTTAGCAGACTTAGCCAAGCAGCTAAAAGCCCAATGCGGCACAGGTGGCACAGTCAAGGAAAATGAAATCGAAATTCAAGGCGAACACAAACAAAAGATTGCCGAAATTCTCAAAAAATTAGGATACAAAGCTAAAATTAGCGGTGGATAAATTAACTTCAAAATAAGGTTCGTAGTAAGGACTTTAGTCCTTCCCAGGTTCGTAGTAAGGACTAAAGTCCTTCCCAGGTTCGTAGTAAGGACTTTAGTCCTCTCCAGGTTCGTAGTAAGGACTTTAGTCCTTCCCAGGTTCGTAGTAAGGACTTTAGTCCTCTCCAGGTTCGTAGTAAGGACTTTAGTCCTTCTTAGGTTCGTAGTAAAGACTTTAGTCTTTTGAATCAAGAACGGACTGAAGTCCGCACTACGAACCAATAACTTCTTCCTTCAATTAAGGAGTAACGAAGAACGGACTGAAGTCCGCACTACGAACCAATAACTTCTTCCTTCAATTAATGAGTAACGAAGAACGGACTTCAGTCCGTACTACGAACCAACAACTTCTTTATTCTTCCTTCTTCCGTCTTCCTTCTTCCTTCTTCCTTCATTTATGTACACTAGACCATTAGCCCGTTTAATCGAACAATTGCAGCGCTTACCAGGAGTCGGCCCGAAAACTGCACAACGACTCGCTTTACATATTTTAAAACGACCCGAAGAAGATGTGCAAGCCCTAGCTCAATCTTTGATTGATGCCAAAAAACAAGTCGGTTTCTGTAAGGTATGCTTTCACTTATCCGCTGAACCTGTTTGCGACATTTGTCGCAACACTAACCGCGACAGTTCTACGATTTGTGTAGTGTCAGAATCCCGTGATGTAATTGCTTTAGAAAAAACGCGGGAATACATAGGTAAATATCATGTTGTTGGCGGTGTTATCTCGCCGATGGATGGAATTGGCCCGGAACAATTGAACATTCAACCGTTAGTTCGCCGCGTTAGCCAGCAAAAGATTGGTGAGGTAATTATTGCCATTAGTCCTAGCGTGGAAGGTGAAACTACTACTCTTTACATCGGTCATTTATTGAAACCTTTTACCAAAGTGACGCGAATAGCTTTTGGTTTGCCGATGGGGGGAGATTTGGAATATGCTGATGAGGTAACTTTGGCTCGCGCTTTGGAAGGGAGGAGGGAATTGGATTAGGTGAATTGAATGAGATGAGGAATGAACCGCGAAGGCGCTAAGGACACGAAGGAAGATCGGAGAAGGGGATGAGTTGATAGTTGATATTTAAATTGCTCTTTCTTTAGTATATGCGATTGCTTAGCACAGTATCTCTCTTGCAAAAGTCCTTTAATCACATTTAGGAACGGGCATCTTGCCCGTTCCACAGAAAAAAAATAGGAACGGGCAAGATGCCCGTTCCACACACAGAAAAATTGTGGAACGGGCATCTTGCCCGTTCCTAGCTATTTTTGTAAAAGGTCTACTGAACAATGATAATCTTGTAAAAAAGGTTAAACTTAACAAAGTTACTAAAAGCAAAAATCATGACCCAATTCGATCGCCCTTTAAGCTACCCGACAACCCACAAAACCGAGCAAACAGACGACTACCACGGCGTTACGGTATCAGACCCCTACAGGTGGCTGGAAGACCCCGAATCTGAGGAAACTCAAGCCTGGGTGGAAGCTCAAAATTCAGTCACTTTCGGCTACCTCAGCGAAATTCCGGCGCGGGAAAAAATCAAGCAGCGGCTGACTCAACTCTGGGATTATGAGAAGTATGGCATACCTTTTAAACAGGGCGATCGCTATTTTTACTACAAGAATGACGGTCTGCAAAATCAATCTGTACTCTATACTTTACCATCCCTCGACGGCGAACCACAAGTATTAATTGATCCCAACACACTCTCAGAAGACGGAACCGTTGCTCTGGGTGGCATAGCTATCAGCGAAGATGGCAAGCTTATGGCCTATGGTTTGTCAACTTCTGGTTCCGATTGGCAGGAATGGAAGGTGCGCGATGTGGAAACCGGCGCAGATTTATCAGACCATTTAAAATGGCTGAAATTCTCAGGAGCATCCTGGACTCACGACGGCAAAGGTTTTTTTTACAGTCGCTACGACGAACCTAACGAAAAAACCAAACACGAAGACGTTAACTATTACCAAAAGCTCTTTTACCACCAAATCGGTACGCCTCAGTCTGAAGACGTATTAATCTACGAGCGTCCTGACGAAAAAGAGTGGGGATTTAGCGGCGGCGTCACCGAGGATGGTCGCTATTTAATTGTATCAGTTTGGCAGGGAACTGAAACGAAAAACTTGATTTTCTACAAGGATTTAACTGCACCGGAATCAAGCGTTGTCGAACTAATTAACGAATTCGAGTCGGAGTACAGTTTCATCGACAATGATGGCTCGCTTTTTTGGTTTCAAACAGATTTGAATGCTCCGCTGGGCCGCGTAATTGCGATCGACATTAACAACCCTCCTCCGTCATCCCTCGCTGGCGGTGACAGTCAAGGGAAATTCACCGAAATCATTCCCGAAGCCACCGAAACCCTTGGAGGTATTGGTCTTCTCAACAATCAATTTGTTGCTTCCTACCTGAAAGACGCCTACACCCAGATTAAAATCTTCAACTTAGATGGCTCATTCGTGCGAGAAGTCGCGTTACCGGGAATTGGTTCGGCGGGAGGATTCGGCGGCAAGCGTCACGATACGGATACCTTTTATGCTTACACCAGTTTCACTGCGCCGAACACCATCTACCGCTACAATATGGTGACGGATGAAAGTTCAATTTATCGGCAGCCGAATGTCGAGTTTAATCCCGAGGATTACGAGACAAAACAAGTATTTTACCCCAGCAAAGATGGTACGCAAGTACCGATGTTTATTACCCACAAGAAAGGTTTGAAACTGGATGGCAATAATCCCACATACCTTTACGGATACGGTGGTTTTAGTATCTCGCTAACTCCGAGTTTTTCTGTTAGCAGGGTTGTTTGGTTGGAGATGGGCGGAGTTTATGTCACAGCCTGTTTGCGGGGAGGTGGCGAGTACGGGGAATCGTGGCACCAAGCTGGCACTAAGTTGAAGAAGCAAAATGTGTTTGACGATTTTATCAGCGCTGCGGAATGGTTGATCGAAAATAAGTATACCAAACCGGCTAAATTGGCGATCGCAGGTGGTAGCAATGGCGGTTTATTGGTGGGGGCTTGCATGACTCAGCGGCCGGAATTGTTCGGCGCAGCGTTGCCGGCTGTCGGCGTTTTGGATATGTTGCGCTTCCACAAATTTACCATTGGTTGGGCCTGGACTTCGGAATATGGTTCGGCGGAAAATGCCGCAGAATTTCCTACAATTTACGGCTATTCTCCGCTGCACAATCTGAAAGCGGGAACTGCTTACCCGGCGACAATGATTACAACTGCCGATCGCGACGATAGAGTTGTTCCCGCCCACAGTTTCAAGTTTGCATCGGCTTTGCAAGCAGCCCATGCGGGAGAAAAGCCCGTGTTAATTCGCATTGAAACAAAAGCGGGACACGGTGCGGGAAAACCCACTGCGAAAATTATTGAAGAATTAGCAGATGAATGGGCTTTTTTAGTGAGCGAACTCGATATTAACCTTTAACCAGGACAGATTGGGGTTGCATCCGAGGGAATACCCACTGTGGATAGTGCGTATTCCCTCGGATAGGTGTGCCACACCACCAAGCACCTAACCTGCTGGTACGCACCTTCTAGCTAACTGTAGTGCTGGAGACATTTTTTTGCGATCATCTGGTGTTCCATACTTAAATATAGCAATGGTTCACGAGTTTTCTCCGCGGATAGCCGAAACCCATAGCAGAAATAGTGCCAATTTGTCAACTACCATTAATCTTAATTAATATTAAATTATGTTAATTAATGTATTTTTATTGGTCGTGAGCGGATATTTTTGATATCGATTCGCTGCATCCTGAGGAAGCTAACGGTGGGTGTCAACTGTCAAAAGTAGTATATCGAATATAAAGTGAAAATTATTCCCAAGCTGTGTAACAGATTTTTTCAGTGAATTTACGGGGATAATTTTCAAAAAAATCACACTTGTCACTGTACTGAGTATCGGCATATTAGCATATCTGCTGCTTTTTTGTTCGCAAATACGTAAGTAACGTAACTCTAAATCTCGCATTTCTCGTCTAGCCAATCCTGAAAAAAACAAAATTGAAGGGCGCATTCCAAGCCACGAAATGCCCGGCGGTTAAAGAGTTGTGGTCATTCGTTACTGATAAAAACTAGCGCGTGGATACACCATTACCTGTCGAAGTATTTTCTAAAAGTCAACATTTAACAAAACACGTAAGTATTTAATTATTCTTTAAAAAAGAATTCATTGAAAATTTATATTTTGATGTTTATCGAATTTTTCAAAAGGGGGTAGGTTAGAACTGACAATTAAATCAGCGACTTATGAAAACGATCCCCACTATGTCTAATTTGCCAACCGTACAAACACCCAAACCTACTCAGATTGCCCCTGAAAGCAACTTATTTATTCCGCAACTAGAAAGCTCTTATCCAGAAAGTGCATCGAAAAAAAATCTAGTATTTATTGACTCCCGAGTCGAAAACTACGGGCAATTGATCGGTGGTATCAAACCAGGGACGGAAGTATTTGTACTCAATCCAACCAAAGATGCGATCGCCCAAATCACCCAAATTTTAGGTCAGCGCCATAGCATCAACAGCCTGCACATAGTTTCTCACGGCCGAGAAGCAGCATTAGAAATCGGTTCCACAGAACTGAATAGCGACAACCTAGAAACCTACAGCAGCCAGTTGCAGCAGTGGCGAAAAGCCCTCGGCTCCGAAGGCAACATTCTGATTTACGGCTGTAACGTAGCCGCAGGTGAATCAGGGCTTAAATTCATAGAAAAACTTAGTAAATTAACGGGATCACATATTGCCGCTTCCAAAAATTTGACTGGAAGTGCAGCACTAGGTGGCGACTGGAAATTAGAAATTGCCACAGGACGAATCAATGCGGATCTGGCCTTTAAAAAAGAAGTTCTAGAAGCTTACACATCTGTCCTGTCAACATTAGTTTCCGAAACCTTTCAAAATTTAACAGCACTAGGGCCTTGGATTTATGGAGCCAACGCCATTGCAAACAATCCGGGATTAACAGCAGGTGCACCCAATCTCAACAACATTATTCCCAATTTAGGAACAAACGATCCGGCAGGTAGCGGCTCTTTGAGATTAACATCAGCCGGAGGCAACCAATCATCTTTTGTCATCTACAACAACCCCATCTCGGCCGTTGACGGGCTCAAAGTTACCTTTGATTTAGCTGCTTACGGTGGCAATGGTGCCGATGGGGTTAGTTTTTTCTTAATTGATGGAACAACTACGCCAACAGCAGCAGGAGGCTTCGGGGGTTCTCTGGGCTATGCTCCCAACACAAATAATGCTATTCCCGTACCAGGGATTGCAGGAGGTTATTTAGGTATCGGGTTAGACGAATACGGTAATTTTTCCGATCCCAATGAAGGGCGTAACGGCGGCCCAGGACGGATACTTGATTCAATCACAATCAGAGGTAGGGAAGTCGCACCCATACCATATAACTTTTTACAGACTGCTACCGTTCCCGGTGGCGTAGATACTCCTACCGCCACCACTCGCGCCCAAGCTACAAAAAAAGTTCAAATTACATTACTGCCCGGTACCAATGCTCTGACAGTGGCGATCGACACTAACGGCGACGGCGTATTCGGGCCGGGCGAAACATTGATCACCATACCAAATTTGGTCACGGTAAACGGAGCAATACCGCCTACTTTTAAATTTGGTTTCGCTAGCTCCACAGGGGGCTCGACAAACATTCACGAAATTGCTAATCTCGCTGTTGAAAGTATCAACACTCCTGTAACCCAAGCTGATATTTCGGTTGCTAAAAGTGGCCCCCCGTTAGCAGTTTCAGGCAGCAATATTACCTATACAATTACTG
This region includes:
- a CDS encoding prolyl oligopeptidase family serine peptidase, with the translated sequence MTQFDRPLSYPTTHKTEQTDDYHGVTVSDPYRWLEDPESEETQAWVEAQNSVTFGYLSEIPAREKIKQRLTQLWDYEKYGIPFKQGDRYFYYKNDGLQNQSVLYTLPSLDGEPQVLIDPNTLSEDGTVALGGIAISEDGKLMAYGLSTSGSDWQEWKVRDVETGADLSDHLKWLKFSGASWTHDGKGFFYSRYDEPNEKTKHEDVNYYQKLFYHQIGTPQSEDVLIYERPDEKEWGFSGGVTEDGRYLIVSVWQGTETKNLIFYKDLTAPESSVVELINEFESEYSFIDNDGSLFWFQTDLNAPLGRVIAIDINNPPPSSLAGGDSQGKFTEIIPEATETLGGIGLLNNQFVASYLKDAYTQIKIFNLDGSFVREVALPGIGSAGGFGGKRHDTDTFYAYTSFTAPNTIYRYNMVTDESSIYRQPNVEFNPEDYETKQVFYPSKDGTQVPMFITHKKGLKLDGNNPTYLYGYGGFSISLTPSFSVSRVVWLEMGGVYVTACLRGGGEYGESWHQAGTKLKKQNVFDDFISAAEWLIENKYTKPAKLAIAGGSNGGLLVGACMTQRPELFGAALPAVGVLDMLRFHKFTIGWAWTSEYGSAENAAEFPTIYGYSPLHNLKAGTAYPATMITTADRDDRVVPAHSFKFASALQAAHAGEKPVLIRIETKAGHGAGKPTAKIIEELADEWAFLVSELDINL